The Xyrauchen texanus isolate HMW12.3.18 chromosome 4, RBS_HiC_50CHRs, whole genome shotgun sequence genome segment CTTACCAAAGCAGGTTTTTTAATGAGATTTTTGTAAACAAGTTTGACTAttttgttcagaatggaatactagctgaCTGCCTACTGAGTACTGTGCAGTATATACTGAATACTGCCTActacttttttgttttatgtgaaaCGGTATGCAACAATAAACATATGCTACTTTGTAATGAGATCAAGTGAAAACATTGGATGTTTTATTTAGCAAGTGGTGTCCAATTTCTTATCTCGAAAGCAAGTACagctatttttaattttgaatcTAATGTTTGATCCAAAATCGCTTCTGGTTCAATCATCATTCTTAAAATGGAAGGTCAGTTTCAATctttttgaaattgaatttacaTTGTGGGATTCAGTATTCTAAGCAGTGTGCTTTGGCAAACTGTGAATTTTTGACAAATCTGAGAATTTTGTAAGCATACAGAAAATCTGTGTAGTAGGGCtgggaattgccacagacctcccgattagatattaccatgatatttcCTAGCCGATTCGATATGTACTGTGATTtgatgttttaatataaaaacgtaactcctttttctcagaaagaaatgtctattgaagaacagttgtgtctgaaatgacaATTTGTTTTCAATCTGTAAAATAGAATTTGCAGGTAAAatgtagggatgtgcaaaactaccaatttataACTAACAGTCAGTTCATTGCCTGAGCAAGGCGACTAGTTAGTGCAAAGGAAGTCTTGAATAAAGCTGCATTATGTCCATTTAGTTTcaacaaacacatatatacaatatataattttaacctaTTAAacaaattttgttattttagaatataaaatataacatatattaccataggctattaacatacaaatggaggcTAAAAAGTTAActtgttcaagaaccatttctggGGCCGTACTGAATTATGACACACATCACTTCTAGTCACCATGTCATTGCATTTTGTTTGCATAAGCATCCTGAGATAGTCTGAGATCCTATGTGGTGTTCTCATAGGCAACACTGTTCTTACAAGCCGCTCCCAGATGACTGACAGAGAACAAAATGTGAGAACTCACAATTTGCGTGTGTTCAAGACACGGTCGCTCTGCGTGTGTTGGCACCAAAGCGCAAATTAAATTCTGAACAAAAAGCAAATCAGACACGCGCATCACCGgcatttctttcatctgttcttcaaaatataatcggCTGTATTTATTCAAGCACGGATCTTTGTGTCTGTAAATGTGCAAAATTACCCACCACTGCGCACGAATACCCTGgctgttagattataaatattgCGGGGCACAAAACGTAGTTTACATCATTTAACAGTCTGATAAGCCTTTTTACAGCTAAACTATTGattaaagcagtgtcagacagaatctgcagaatgacTCCTGATTAATACTCTCCACAACACCTCTCAAATAAACTTTTGGATTAAGCATAATAACAGAAACGTTGATCACAGCAGATGATCAAAAGTCACAATTTTGACGTCCTACAGCAGGGTTGGGGAACCCTTCTCCTAGAGGGCCACTGTgcagtatactgtatacacataatgcatgttaaagaaatagtatgagtagtatgccTTTTTGCACATGctctttttgtcattttctcaAAGCAGAAGAGGGATGGAGAGCTTGCACTTTTTAACCAGATGTGCTCTTTTTCCTCTAGGGGATGCTGTAGACTTTCTCTCCTGGTTCATGAATGCATTGCATGGTGCCCTTGGTGGTACTAAGAAGAAATCATGTGAGTTTCCTTGTTTTTCTTGACCTTTGTGGAGTAGGCATTTTGAAACCTGCTAGGTCAGCTTTGTATTTGACAAGATTGCAGAGAGAAATTAGCTGTTGATATTTTTCAAGAGAGGTGAAAAGTAATCTGAGTTGATATTTTCCTCCTCTGCAGCTATTGTCTCAAAGGTGTTTCAGGGGTCTATGCGAATTTTCTCGAAGAAACTTCCACATCCAGATTTGGTATGTGACTGGACCATTAAGTTGcactggtatttaaaaaaaaaaaagaatgtacagtatacagtaaaacaaagcttttatacaataaaatataatttattgataAACATGAGTCCAGCTATGAGATTGTTGAGTATCAATTGATAAAAAGAGGACAAAAGAATATCAAGTTCAATTaggcaaatgtttattttgtacattcatttaaatgttcaACATATTCAATTTAATCTCAGAAGTTAACATTAGCTTTGGTGGCCCTGGTAAATGAAGTACATCCTTTTTTCCCACAGCCTGCAGAAGAGAAAGAAGCCTTTCTCCTGAAGGAGGAGTACCAGGAAGAGATGTCCGAGTCCACCTTCCTGTACCTGACCCTGGACCTGCCCACCGCTCCTCTCTACAAAGATGAAAAAGAGCAGCTGATCATTCCTCAGGTTCCTCTCTTCAACATACTGGGAAAATTCAATGGAAACACTGAGAAGGTGTGCACTAACATTCTGCTTGCTGTTCTTTGCAAATTGGTTTGAATAGTAATGGGTTTTGATGAGAAcagtgctttttctttttttcttttttttatttgatatgtcTAAATTCGATATATCATCACATCCCATGTTTTGGAGGAGAACAGACCAATATCTAacccttgacatcagcagtctccttggcgatcatgatttcaagctcgattacactttctagtgccatCTAGCCTTCTGCGattgaagtgtaatcaagcttaaaatcatgatcgctaaggtgactgctgatgtcaagatttatagcaaaaaaggagttatgttttggtctgttctcacccaaaatcaattaaatctctttaaaagacagattaaaccactggagtcatagggattacttttatgctgcctttatatgctttttgaagcttcaaagctttggtcaccattcactgaaAATGATTGGTCACCAAAGCTGAAATCAGTGGTGTAAAGGAGTTTCGTCAGCATTAGCTCATCTTCTAGGAAGAGGATTAAAAAATGTGGAAGACTTTCTCCATCATagttatttgtaatattttgtactgtctaatgaaataaaaataactcTCTTTTTGCCACAGGAATACAAGACATACAAAGAGAACTTTCTAAAAAGGTTCCAGCTCACCAAGCTTCCCCCGTATCTTATCTTCTGCATCAAACGATTCACGAAGAACAACTTCTTTGTCGAAAAGAACCCAACCATTGTCAACTTTCCCATCACGTGCGTTCATCTCTGCTTCCTTTCCTATTTgatgtttctgtattttgttctCAAGAACAATGTGCATGGGTTAAATCAACATGAAATTCTTTTAGGCATGCTTACCAAGTCTTTGTATAAAGCGATTTCGCAATATTGACATTCTCTGTATTGCAATGGAAATTCTTACTGTGAAAACATTGATCCACAATAGGAATGTTGATTTGCGCGAGTACCTCACAGAAGAGGCACAAGCTACTGAGAAGATCACAACATATGACCTGGTGGCAAATGTTGTTCACGATGGCAAGCCATCCGAAGGTTCATATAGAATTCATGTTCTGCATCATGTAAGTGGGTTACCAACATTTATTCTGTTGTAGACGACATCATCATTATTGGAACGGTTGGCATAATATTATAAGTTTAAACTGTGGTGGTGTTTGACAGGGTACAGGGAAGTGGTATGAACTTCAGGACCTGCAGGTGATTGATATCCTTCCGCAGATGATCACACTTTCAGAAGCATACATACAGGTTTGCATCTTGTTACTTTCATTATCATTTAACCTTGTCATTCAACGCCTGGTGAAGTTGGTGTTAAAACAGAAATGCACATGAAATTGTACAATGGGTTGAGAAATAAAAAGTACAATTTTTGGCCTTTGTTGGTAGAACCTTGACTCAACTTTGATCAGCTGTTGTTGTAGTTTTCATCttagtttagcattttaaaatgttggtcatgcagcagcaatagcaatAACACCCCTATTTCACCTGCCTCACAGAATATGGCTAGATAATGTTCCAAAACAGCCTTGTCCATGGATAATGCACATTTATCATATATAGTAAAAATGTGTATGATTgctattattaaattatgtttatgcGCATTACATCAGCCATTGGCCAGTTCACTGTCCATATGTTAGATTGACCAGTTAAAAACCTTGTGCATCAACGTGGCTTTAAAAATGATGGATACATAGTTTTGAAAGTATGTGAAGTAGTATTACAATAGCGTCAGTATCAGTATCCAGCCTTATTTCACCAAAATATTTCTTTTTGCAGATTTGGAAGAGACAAGATAAAGAAGATGGTACAAAAAGCCATACAGGGGCATAAGAGACTCAAGACTTCAGCATCGCAAAATGTAGGATGTATCGCTCCTGTATTGGATTCAGTGCTGAACTCTGAGTACTCTGCACTAGAACCCATCTCGGCTTCAAGAACACCGTAATGAagtgaaaaagatgcaatgagaaAAGACTCATTGACTGACTGAAATCTGCTTCCAGATTCGTCTATTTCATGTTATTCTGTGCTGCTGCAGTTCAACGTAATTTCTGTATTCTTCTGGAAAGTCGCAATTAAATTGCTTAAGTTTGGCTGGGGTTGTTATATGAAACTTTTTATTAAACTTTCAAGACTACATacagtgtttttatataattcagCTGTCCAAAAAACAAGGATTGAGATTAAAACGCTAGTCT includes the following:
- the usp39 gene encoding U4/U6.U5 tri-snRNP-associated protein 2 isoform X1 — protein: MIVGMKRERDIDEDDDEEEVQVKIGRSQGCEDRRSRHCPYLDTINRSVLDFDFEKLCSISLSHINVYACLICGKYFQGRGQKSHAYIHSVQFTHHVFLNLHTLKFYCLPDNYEIIDSSLEDITYVLKPTFTKQHISGLDKQGKLYRAYDGTTYLPGIVGLNNIKANDYANVVLQALSNVPPLRNYFLEEENYRGIRRPPGDIMFLLVQRFGELMRKLWNPRNFKAHVSPHEMLQAVVLCSKKNFQITKQGDAVDFLSWFMNALHGALGGTKKKSSIVSKVFQGSMRIFSKKLPHPDLPAEEKEAFLLKEEYQEEMSESTFLYLTLDLPTAPLYKDEKEQLIIPQVPLFNILGKFNGNTEKEYKTYKENFLKRFQLTKLPPYLIFCIKRFTKNNFFVEKNPTIVNFPITNVDLREYLTEEAQATEKITTYDLVANVVHDGKPSEGSYRIHVLHHGTGKWYELQDLQVIDILPQMITLSEAYIQIWKRQDKEDGTKSHTGA
- the usp39 gene encoding U4/U6.U5 tri-snRNP-associated protein 2 isoform X2 gives rise to the protein MIVGMKRERDIDEDDDEEEVQVKIGRSQGCEDRRSRHCPYLDTINRSVLDFDFEKLCSISLSHINVYACLICGKYFQGRGQKSHAYIHSVQFTHHVFLNLHTLKFYCLPDNYEIIDSSLEDITYVLKPTFTKQHISGLDKQGKLYRAYDGTTYLPGIVGLNNIKANDYANVVLQALSNVPPLRNYFLEEENYRGIRRPPGDIMFLLVQRFGDAVDFLSWFMNALHGALGGTKKKSSIVSKVFQGSMRIFSKKLPHPDLPAEEKEAFLLKEEYQEEMSESTFLYLTLDLPTAPLYKDEKEQLIIPQVPLFNILGKFNGNTEKEYKTYKENFLKRFQLTKLPPYLIFCIKRFTKNNFFVEKNPTIVNFPITNVDLREYLTEEAQATEKITTYDLVANVVHDGKPSEGSYRIHVLHHGTGKWYELQDLQVIDILPQMITLSEAYIQIWKRQDKEDGTKSHTGA